In Deinococcus psychrotolerans, a genomic segment contains:
- a CDS encoding ribonuclease: MFGRFRFVSWAASGAVALTLMLGACSPAGKVTTTSDTTQTTTRTPSQSGATQVQPTRSGRDPQSGLLLMARSALPPEGQRTLSLIGQGGPVPPQHWPYQKDGVVFSNRERILPKQSSGYYHEYTVPTPQSADRGARRIVCGPLRSLAAECYYTADHYASFKRIAP, encoded by the coding sequence ATGTTTGGCAGATTTCGGTTTGTGTCGTGGGCCGCTTCGGGCGCTGTGGCCCTGACGCTGATGTTGGGGGCCTGTTCACCGGCTGGTAAGGTCACTACAACGTCTGACACGACCCAAACCACGACAAGGACTCCATCTCAGTCTGGCGCAACTCAAGTCCAGCCGACCCGCTCAGGGCGCGATCCCCAAAGCGGACTTCTCTTGATGGCCCGCTCGGCACTGCCGCCGGAAGGTCAGCGCACCCTCAGCTTGATCGGGCAGGGTGGGCCTGTGCCTCCGCAACACTGGCCGTACCAAAAAGACGGCGTGGTTTTTTCTAACCGTGAGCGCATTTTGCCCAAGCAGTCCAGCGGCTATTACCACGAATACACTGTGCCCACGCCCCAGTCGGCTGACCGGGGAGCGCGGCGGATCGTCTGCGGCCCACTGCGAAGCTTGGCTGCCGAATGCTATTACACTGCCGATCACTACGCCAGTTT